In a single window of the Melioribacteraceae bacterium genome:
- a CDS encoding sodium-dependent transporter has product MSQREFFSSRWGLILSALGIAVGSGNIWRFSIIVAQNGGGSFLIPWLIFLIIWSVPLIIAEFAIGKYARQSPMGAFSKVAGPRFTWMGAFVAAVATFIMFYYSVITGWCLKYLVSSANGELLSTKNHLLYWTNFSESYTPLLYHFIVMIIAGSVIYFGVRGIEKISKILVTSLITILLLLMIRAVTLPNALEGLEFFFRPDFNLMLDPKIWLNALTQNAWDTGAGWGLIMTYAIYMKREEDISLNAALIGFGNNSVSLIAGITIFSTVFALGSNDPLSQISNSGPANTGLTFIFLPELFNKITPFHLVNNIFITLFFLALFFAAITSLISMLELSVSSLCDLGMVRKKSIMIMLAIGITAGIPSALNTNFFLNQDWVWGIGLILSGAFIAFSVNKFGVEKFRINLINSHGNDFKLNKLYDYLIKYVIPFEALVLILWWLYSSTQWDSEWWNPFHTENLGTCILQWTIIISTFILINSRINKLLLERKV; this is encoded by the coding sequence ATGTCGCAAAGAGAATTTTTTAGCTCCCGCTGGGGGTTAATTCTTTCTGCACTCGGCATTGCTGTAGGCTCAGGAAATATTTGGAGATTCTCAATAATTGTTGCACAGAATGGCGGCGGATCATTTTTAATACCCTGGTTAATATTCTTAATTATCTGGTCTGTGCCACTTATAATTGCTGAATTTGCCATAGGTAAATATGCTCGTCAATCGCCAATGGGAGCGTTTTCAAAGGTTGCAGGTCCTCGATTTACCTGGATGGGGGCTTTTGTTGCAGCTGTTGCTACCTTTATTATGTTTTATTATTCGGTTATTACCGGCTGGTGCCTAAAATATTTAGTTTCTTCTGCCAACGGTGAATTATTATCTACAAAAAATCATTTGCTTTATTGGACTAATTTTTCGGAAAGTTATACACCACTTCTTTACCATTTTATTGTTATGATTATTGCCGGTTCAGTAATTTATTTTGGTGTAAGAGGAATTGAAAAAATTAGCAAGATTTTAGTTACCTCACTAATCACCATACTGCTCTTATTGATGATTAGAGCTGTTACCTTACCAAATGCGTTAGAAGGTTTGGAATTTTTTTTCAGACCAGATTTTAACTTAATGCTCGACCCAAAAATTTGGCTCAATGCCCTTACCCAAAATGCATGGGATACCGGCGCAGGCTGGGGATTGATTATGACTTATGCAATTTATATGAAGAGAGAAGAGGATATAAGTTTAAATGCTGCACTAATAGGATTTGGTAATAATTCAGTATCGTTGATTGCTGGCATCACAATTTTTTCTACCGTCTTTGCCCTGGGAAGTAATGATCCGTTGTCCCAAATTTCAAATAGTGGTCCAGCAAATACAGGATTAACATTCATCTTTCTACCGGAACTATTTAACAAGATTACCCCTTTTCATCTTGTGAATAATATATTTATTACGTTGTTCTTTCTTGCCCTATTTTTCGCCGCTATAACCTCACTAATTTCAATGTTAGAACTTTCAGTTAGTTCATTATGTGATTTGGGTATGGTGAGAAAAAAATCAATAATGATTATGCTTGCTATTGGCATAACCGCGGGTATTCCCTCTGCGCTAAACACCAATTTTTTCTTGAATCAAGATTGGGTTTGGGGTATCGGTCTTATACTTAGCGGAGCATTTATTGCTTTTTCGGTAAATAAGTTTGGAGTGGAAAAATTTCGCATCAATCTCATTAATTCTCATGGAAATGATTTCAAACTTAACAAACTTTATGATTATCTTATTAAGTATGTAATACCATTTGAGGCTTTAGTACTTATCTTGTGGTGGCTTTATTCTTCAACACAATGGGATAGCGAGTGGTGGAATCCATTTCATACGGAAAATTTGGGTACATGCATTCTGCAATGGACAATCATAATATCGACATTCATTCTTATCAATAGTAGAATAAATAAGTTGTTGTTAGAGAGAAAAGTTTAA
- a CDS encoding peptidylprolyl isomerase, translating into MKNLITYSLVIVITFISCKSDSANNKKTDGETKQPVSESLSSYNRVLANFDTNLGTFTVELFAQKTPKTVKNFVELSERGFYNGISFHRVIKNFMIQGGDPTGTGSGGESIYGGPFEDEFHPDLMHNEPGILSMANAGPGTNTSQFFITVAPTPWLNAKHTIFGKVTSGLEIVYKISEVPTNNMDKPNNPVVINKLTIQKLKNN; encoded by the coding sequence ATGAAAAATCTTATAACTTATTCATTGGTAATTGTTATAACTTTTATTTCCTGTAAATCCGATTCAGCAAACAATAAAAAAACTGATGGTGAGACCAAGCAGCCGGTATCAGAATCATTATCTTCCTACAACCGGGTACTGGCTAATTTTGACACAAATTTGGGAACGTTTACCGTAGAGTTATTCGCACAAAAAACTCCAAAGACTGTAAAAAACTTTGTAGAATTATCTGAACGCGGTTTTTACAATGGAATATCTTTTCACCGAGTAATTAAGAATTTTATGATTCAAGGGGGGGATCCAACCGGAACCGGTAGTGGTGGAGAAAGCATTTATGGCGGTCCATTTGAAGATGAGTTCCACCCGGATTTGATGCATAACGAACCTGGAATACTTTCAATGGCAAATGCCGGTCCGGGTACTAATACAAGTCAGTTTTTTATTACAGTTGCACCTACTCCCTGGTTAAATGCTAAACATACAATTTTTGGGAAAGTGACATCCGGACTCGAAATTGTTTATAAAATTAGTGAGGTGCCAACTAACAACATGGATAAACCAAATAATCCAGTTGTGATTAACAAGCTCACTATCCAAAAATTAAAGAACAACTAA
- the holA gene encoding DNA polymerase III subunit delta — protein MAKKIKLPSIELVSNLIQQEKILPIYFLCGEDNFSIDSTAQKLEDLYSNLVKSDFDKEDINVEKGVTLNQIIDSAYAFPFGGGKKIITIRNFELLSEKKEFAAYIQNPADFTILIICNFGEVKDTLSEPVKSLIQYNLIFSAEIIKGDELIDWILHQAKEIGLLFTEDNARALVEISGDDKTMLKMQLRKFLDYTPVNGKFDYDAIKNIASPTKQYSIFDLQNAVGRGDKNEALKVALSLISSGEDAITLVNFLAKSIIIISQMLEVVGVSGLSRNSYDIDSSNARKVGISYGYFMNLKKCKYLFNDRRLLNASEALLSADLNIKNSSMDQITVVTMLVSEIIS, from the coding sequence ATGGCTAAAAAAATCAAACTTCCATCAATTGAACTGGTAAGTAATTTGATTCAGCAAGAGAAGATTCTCCCAATTTATTTTTTATGCGGAGAAGATAATTTTAGCATCGATTCTACAGCCCAGAAACTGGAAGATTTGTACTCGAATCTTGTAAAATCTGATTTCGATAAGGAAGATATCAATGTTGAAAAAGGAGTTACATTAAACCAGATTATTGATTCGGCATATGCTTTTCCCTTTGGTGGTGGGAAAAAAATTATAACAATCAGAAATTTTGAATTACTTTCAGAAAAAAAGGAATTTGCAGCATATATTCAGAATCCCGCCGATTTTACAATCTTAATTATCTGTAACTTTGGCGAAGTAAAAGATACATTGAGCGAACCAGTAAAATCCTTAATTCAATACAACCTAATCTTTAGTGCCGAAATTATTAAGGGAGATGAACTAATTGATTGGATTTTACATCAAGCCAAGGAGATAGGACTCCTTTTTACTGAAGATAACGCCAGAGCATTAGTTGAAATTTCGGGTGATGACAAAACGATGCTAAAGATGCAGTTAAGAAAATTTTTAGACTATACACCGGTTAATGGTAAATTTGATTATGATGCCATAAAAAATATTGCTTCTCCAACAAAACAATATTCTATTTTTGATCTCCAGAACGCAGTAGGTAGGGGGGATAAAAACGAGGCCCTCAAAGTTGCACTTAGTTTAATTAGCAGTGGTGAAGATGCAATTACGCTTGTAAATTTTCTGGCTAAATCAATTATCATAATTTCACAAATGTTGGAAGTTGTGGGGGTTAGCGGACTCTCAAGGAATTCTTATGATATCGATTCTTCAAATGCTAGGAAAGTCGGCATTAGTTATGGCTATTTTATGAACTTAAAAAAGTGCAAATATTTGTTTAACGATAGAAGGTTACTTAATGCCTCCGAAGCACTTTTATCAGCAGATCTGAACATAAAAAACAGTAGTATGGACCAGATTACAGTTGTTACTATGCTAGTCTCAGAGATAATTTCATGA
- the uppP gene encoding undecaprenyl-diphosphatase UppP, with protein sequence MNTIEAIILGIIQGLTEFLPISSTGHLTLYGKITGLINPQFPEKWTSFIAVIQIGTLIAVLIYFWRDLISIANDFFKENLFEQKAVKSQSLNSKMGWYLIIATIPVAVIGLLFKDFIEGVFTKNLMVIALSLIILALILAIAEKSGKFSRKINDIKWYDALIIGIAQAISLIPGSSRSGTTITAGLFLGLDRETAARFSFLMSIPAVAASGLLQFYESLSYINLDGLIAMIIATFVSALVGYLSIEYLLKYLRKKTTFIFVYYRVAVGIIVLIMLYLNIIYL encoded by the coding sequence TTGAACACAATAGAAGCTATTATTTTAGGAATAATTCAAGGGTTAACGGAGTTTTTGCCAATAAGCAGTACGGGGCATTTAACCCTTTATGGTAAAATTACTGGATTGATTAATCCTCAGTTCCCTGAGAAGTGGACTTCATTTATTGCTGTTATTCAGATTGGAACATTGATAGCGGTGCTAATTTATTTCTGGAGAGATTTAATTTCAATTGCAAATGACTTTTTTAAGGAAAACTTATTTGAACAAAAGGCAGTGAAATCTCAATCGCTCAACTCAAAAATGGGTTGGTACTTAATAATTGCAACAATACCGGTGGCGGTAATAGGGTTATTATTTAAAGATTTTATCGAAGGTGTGTTCACAAAAAATTTAATGGTAATTGCATTAAGTCTAATTATTCTCGCATTAATTTTAGCTATTGCCGAAAAGTCAGGTAAATTTTCCAGAAAGATAAATGATATTAAATGGTACGACGCCCTAATTATTGGGATAGCTCAAGCAATATCACTAATACCCGGCTCCTCACGATCTGGCACGACAATCACCGCCGGTTTATTCTTAGGTTTAGATAGAGAAACCGCGGCGCGATTTTCTTTTTTGATGAGCATTCCGGCTGTAGCGGCAAGTGGATTGTTGCAGTTTTATGAGTCCTTATCCTACATAAATCTTGATGGATTGATCGCAATGATAATCGCAACATTTGTTTCAGCACTGGTGGGTTATCTTTCAATTGAATATTTATTAAAGTATTTGAGAAAAAAAACGACTTTCATTTTTGTTTACTATCGTGTAGCAGTTGGAATTATTGTCTTAATAATGTTATACCTAAACATAATTTATTTATAA
- a CDS encoding sigma-70 family RNA polymerase sigma factor: MNFVYRFLGDRDSCTDVVQETMIKFYIHKDSYKSFAKFSTWIYTIAGNLAKNELKRRRRRSFFSINNDEDEKSPQIEDKSFLSPEKAADGEIRSEIIQKALLRVKPVYREVVILRDIQDLSYEEIAEITNLAIGTVKSRINRGRAQLQKLLKHIYKE, translated from the coding sequence ATGAATTTTGTTTATCGTTTTTTGGGAGATCGAGATAGTTGCACCGATGTTGTTCAAGAAACAATGATTAAGTTTTATATTCATAAGGATTCTTATAAATCATTTGCCAAGTTTTCGACATGGATTTATACAATTGCAGGTAACCTGGCGAAAAACGAATTAAAAAGAAGAAGGAGGAGAAGTTTCTTTTCAATTAATAATGATGAAGATGAAAAGTCTCCTCAAATTGAAGATAAATCATTTTTGTCCCCCGAAAAGGCGGCAGATGGAGAAATTAGAAGCGAAATAATTCAGAAAGCATTATTAAGAGTTAAACCAGTCTATCGTGAAGTTGTTATTTTAAGAGATATTCAAGATTTATCTTACGAGGAAATTGCGGAAATTACAAATTTAGCCATTGGCACAGTGAAATCAAGAATTAACCGGGGGAGAGCACAATTGCAAAAACTATTAAAGCATATTTATAAAGAGTAG